The DNA window CTACTCTAAAGGGATGGCGCCCCCCAGGATCAGTTATCAAATGTTTTAAGTTACAAAATGGGAGAGAATGCTGCTACAAAGAACAAGGGACAAGTATGTGGGCCAGAGACAACAGGATGATTTAGGGAGGTCTTCCTGAGTTGGCAGTGGAGAAGATCCTGAGAGCCCCAGCTATAATCCAGCTTGGGCGGGTGGGGGATTCAGGCAGGACAGGGGTGGGCTGAGAGAGACATCATATCACAGTCAAAATCCTGGAACGGTACAGCCTCAGCTGGGGCAGGAAGAGCAGCTCTTGCCTCCAGGACAAAGGATACTGGCTGCTTCTGTAGGAGCTCAGGGTCAAAGGCCATGCCCCGAAAGAAAGGATGGGCCTGGAAGTGATACAGGTAGCGCAGACGGTGGAAGGGGTTGTGGCACAGGAGCTGAAGGAAGACAAAGCGTGAGAGGCCGTGTGAGTAAGGACTGGCCGCACCCTGGAGACGAAGGGAAGATGACAGGGGTGAGAAGGCTAGTCAGGCATGGAGTAGAGGACATTCCTGTTGGCTACAGGCAGGAGCAGAcagcctctgagggcccttccctGGGATAGTAGGAgtctgtgtgacttgggcaagcaGCAGCCCAAGAGTTGAGAAGATTTGTAGGAGCCAATGAGAACAAGGTATTTGGGACATAGGAAGAGCCCAAGTTTCAGGCAACACAAAATTCCCCCAGAGGCTGGTGGAAAATATTCCATGAGGATACTGGGTTCTCTCCCAGAAAAGGGAGCAGCAATGGTAGAAGCCCCAGTCTGCTTGGGGTGGGGAATTTCACGACGGCCTAAGGGGGGGAGGAAGCCTTTGGGGAGATAGGCAGAGCCAATCGGAGCTGGAAGGAACAAAGATCGAAGGGAGCGAGGAAAGAAGTGAGGCATGCCAAGCTGGGAGAAATGTGAAGAATCGAAATGTCTCAGATGCACGTGGAAGGTGGGAAAGAAGCTGGTGAGCAGGGAAGAGGCAGGACGGGGCTGCTCTTACCTCCCGGAGCAGAAGAGAGAGGCCCTGGCTAAGAGAGGCTGGGACCTCATAGTCACAGCGAGTCACACTTGCCAACATAGCCACGTGATCCTTCTCAGCCTGCAATGGGAACTAGGACAGGAAAGAATAGGGCTGGAAGAGGCCGCCTATCACAAAGCCCTTCTTTCTCTCGTCTCCACTGCTGACCTCGACTCACTGGGTAAAATCCGGGCTAAGTGATGCATGGCATAATTTCCCCttgctttccctccccctttggCCCCTCTGATccttttcttacctttccagcTGCCAGGGCAAAAAGCAAGATGCCCAGGGACCACCAGTCGACCACATGGTTGTAGGGCCCACCACTCAGGACTTCTGGGGCTGCAGGAAGAGAGTCCGATCACCCAACTAACCAACCAACCAGCATTCATCAGGTACCTGCCATGTGCCAGCAGATGCTCTGCTGGGAGCTGGGCATATACAAATACCAAGACTGAAACACTCCCTGCAGTCCGGGAGTTTCCATCAAGGGACATGTAAGTATGAACCAAATGAATAGAGAGAGAATGGATGCAAATAAACATGTTGGAGTTAAATATATCAGGGAGCTTGGAGAGAAGCTCTGTGTAGAAAGTGGTACTTCTGCTATAGGAAGAGATGGACTGGGTCAGGCAGAAGTAAGGATTGATTGAGTCCATCTGAGCTATGGGAAATGAATGGCCAAGGCAAAGGGCATCCTTCGTCAATGCAGAGGACAGGTCCGGGGCCAAGCACAAGGAGCAAAGAGAAGGCCCGGGATGTCACTGCCGCCCAGACAAAGCTACACTGTGCCCTGACCGCCCAGACCCATTGCTGTCTCACCCATGTATTGGAGTGTTCCACAGATGGTGTAAGCACGCCCTCCTTGGGGTAGGTGTCGTGACAAGCCAAAGTCTGTGAGCTTTAGGTGGCCTTGGAGGGAAGAGGGACTCATTAATAACACACATATACCTTTTGCTCTCAGGAAGGCATTCCCTCTGTCTCCCACCTTGAAAATACAGTCCACCACccccaaaaacacacacatacacactttatTAGATATAGGAATTGAAGAGATTTACCTCTTTCATCCAGTAAAATGTTCTCCATCTGAAAAGTTATAAAGAAAACATCCAAATTTACCCTTTCCCTGCTTGATGCCTTCCTAACCCCTACCTAGAAAACTACCCTACTCCatgttccattttgttttttcagtagGGCTCTTGATTCGTCCTGTAAGAACACCTTAGGGGGCAGGCCATAGTTGGCTTTGTCCGGCTTGACCACACTAACACTAAGGCAATGAGTAGCTCAAAGGTGGCTTCAGGTACTTGGGTCGAGTCCTAGCCTCCCCTCCCCAGGTGAGCCACCTGGGGAAGCAGGATGGGACATGGACTTTACCTTTAGATCTCGATGCACAATGCCCAGGTCATGTAGGTAGCCTGGGGAAGAGAACAAGCTTGAAAAGTCAATATTCTCcatccccccccttcccccattgcCATGTCCTACCTTTTCCAACTTTCCCATCAGCCACCTCACCCCCTATCCCAAGCCAGACCCTCAGTCAGCATCCATTCGTCTTAAAGCCCCACTGGGCCTCCCCGTCCCACCACTGTGCTGAGAGCTCTTCCCATGGGCTTTTAGGGTCCATACCTCTTATGCTCCACTTACCCACGCCCAGGGCCAGTTCAGCAGCAAAGAGTCGGATGGAAGCCTCGGAGAAGCAGCCGACCGTGGCCCAGAGAGAGTGCAGGTCTCCTGTGCTATAGTAGTTGTACACTGCAAAAGGGCCTGGGGTCAGGGTCTTGCTTTGCCCAGGGCCCAGGGTACCATGGACTTCTTAAGCCCCAAATGGTACCATCCTTTTCTCCAGGGCTAGAGGGAGGTCTTAGGTCCCCAGGGAGGGTTAGGAAAGCAGGGGACTCCCCTCCCGTGGATGGAGATCTTGGGTAGGAGGGCAAAGAGCAAGGAGACCAAGGAGGGAGGCTCACTAGTGAAGAGGTGCCGTTGTCCCTGCCAGCTGCCTCCCAAGCCACTCACAAATGGGTGGCGGATTTGGCGCTGGGGATAAAGAGAACAGGTGGTCAGGTCAAAGGAAATACTTGTTAAGAGAACAAAGGGATGAGCCAGGCACCACCTGGCTGGGCAGAGGAACTTTCTGTCTGGCTCATCCCTCAGCTGAGACGTATGTGTGTTATACCTGGCCCTGCCAACTGACCGTCACCTCAGCCTGGCACAAGGAGGGCCAAAGGGCTCCCCAACAGGACCCTGCTTGGCAAAGATGAGGGGATGCCCGGCCAGTGCCCAAAACTGCAGTGCTGACTTGGAATCTTCAGCAGCGACGGCTAAGTCTGTGAGCTCGGAAGGGAACAGAGGCAGAGCCCAGGAGGCCTCTATGATGCATGCCCAGGGCTGGGCTAGGAGGGGGCCCCTAATTGCCTGTGGTACATCTCCTCCCAGGGCCAGggctctctccccatccctcagCTCCGGGTCTTCTCTGTGCTCAGTACCTACCTGAATGCTGACCTCCTCCTTGCACTGCCTCAAACTGTCTCGCTGAAGAACGTCCACCTTGGGGACCACCTATAGCCAGAGGACAGAGGCCAAAAGGCACCTGaagcctccccccacctccagctcCCTCCCCTGGGGACAGGATAGCTAGGAGGGCagtgaggaagagagaacaaTAGTGAAGTTACCTTCACAGCCAACAAGGCCCCCAGGCCACAATCCAGCACCTTGAGGACAGTCCCAAAGGAGCCTTTGGCCACAAAACCCAGGACCTGCAGAGAAGCAAAGAGGGAGGCAAAGTGAGTTCTGACAGAGGCGTCCAGCCTTTCACCAGGCTGCCAGATGTAGTCTCTGTTGGGACTTGGCTAACCCACCTTCAGCTGCTGCTGCCCCTGGGGGGGCCGGATGGGGAACTCGGGCAAGAAGAGAGAGATGAGCTTCGGCACTGGCCATTCAGTCAGGGGCTTCTCTGCTGGTAGCAGGGCTGGATCCAGGGACCCTAGATGGGGGCACTGGTTCCTTCGCTGTACCCACAGCTGGTCCAGGCCCGATATGGTGGTCCCCACACCTGACAAAAATCTCTTCCAGCCCCGAACCCAGGGGCCCTGGATGGGGGGGATGCTGGCACCCTGCTGAGAGCCAAGGGGAGCTACAGTGAACTCCCTCCATCTGCCCGGGCCTGGCACCCCATGGGCTGCCTCTCTCGGCAGGAGCCAGTCCCTCCGGGGTCACTCAGCACAGTGCAGTCAGCTCTCCTCTGTGTACCAGCCTGTATTCTCTGATCATCAAACACAACTTGGCATTGCCTAGCACTGGGCACAAAGCCAAGTTCTCACTCTCAAGGGTCCTGCTCAAACCCTTCTCCATAAgacatttccttttcattctgtgGTGGGACCACTCACCCCCTCTCTCctgctttggtttttttcataGCTCTCATCCTGGCCATCTTTACTgactccaccccctccccccttctcccaccTTGGGCATAAAGCCAAAGCTGCCCCTAACTGGGGGCTAGTGCAGCCTCGGCCACTTACCTTGTGGGGAAGGGTCCGCCGGCTGCCGGCTACTCCCATCCCGCCAGAGGCTCCCCAGCTGCCAGACCCCTGTGTCCTAGTTACATAAGCAGGCCCACCCCCTTGTGGTGCATCACTCATgagccccacccccagctccatTATTCATGGTGCCTGCCTCCTGTTCTACTTAGACTTCTGGCTACTCGTTCCTCGAGAGCCTGCTGCAGAGGCATGACCCCACTCTGTAACTAGTGCTTAAAATGCAGGCTGGCTTCCTCATCACTGAAGGGAGCAGTGATTCCAGGCAGCGCCGATGGAGGAGGGTACGAGAGAAGGTCTTTGTCAGAGGAATGCCCAGGGATGTGAGGGATGGGTGGGAGCATCTGGGGCTGGGAGCTACCAACAGCAAGCACAAAAAAGTGGGGCCCACACATTGGACAGAAGCACAAAACAGCAGCAAATTTaaaatcatctttctttctttctccttaaatCCCATTTtgtcaccaccaccagcaccaccaccactggCACTCAGGGCTTGCCTCAAGGGAGAGGGTAAGGGGCCCACGGCCAGCTCTGGCACTCAGTGCCATCCTCTCACAGAGCTTGGCACAAAGTCTGGGTAGGATGGGAGGGTGGTCCCCCCTCTAGCACACAAAGACCCCTTTCTGTACAAGGCTATAGGGGGTAAAGGAGCCAAGAGGGGGGCATGTACCCCCAGCTTCCTTACCCTGGCACATGGGGAGAGGTTACacatagaaatatttataatgtccatttataaaaatgtaacacTTCGGCTCTACATTGGCTATCTCTTCCCTGTTCTTTTCTGGCCCCAGGGGGAAGGATCCAGTGCCTATGTCCCTGTTCTGGACTTTGACCTCGATGCCTCTGATCCCGTGCCTGCTTTGGACAGGAATTGGCAGCACGGTAGCATCAGCCACTAGGCCCTCCAAGGGGAATATGCCACCCCCTCCTCACAGCCTAGTCTGGGTCTCATTCCCTAAGGCCCCCACGAATCCCCAGGGAGCAAGGGGAGTTCTACTCCCCCGCGCCCCTGCCCTGAGTCACTTGGGCCCTGGAGCCCAGGGCCAGAGTCTGGTTCTGCCCCACGGGGGCTTTCCCTGCTCATTTTCTCCTGCCGAAAATCGACTTCTTGCTGGGGTTCTTGTCGCCCACACTCAGACCGATGAGAAGCCGGGCCTTCTCATCTTCCTCTTGCTGTTGCACGTTCAAGTCTGACTTCGTTTCAAGCTTCCCTCGGGTCTCGGACCCTGCAGCCGGCTTCAGCCTTAGCTTCTCCTTGATCACCTGGAAGGAGTGGGGGTAAAGGGGGTGAGGGTTAGTGAATCTGACATGAAGCACCTAAGACTACTTAGAAATACtcactgaagggggcagctaggtggcacagtggataaagcacctgatctggattcaggaggacttgagttcaaatctgacctcagacacttgacacttactatctgtgtgaccctgggcaagtcacttaacccttactgccccgcaaaaacgcaataaaacaaaaaaccccaaacaaataaaacaatacttgggagtctgcctcccgagacaaacacagcaactatataaCCAGAACTAGAAATACTGAGCACTTGCTCAATTGGGCATTGACTGGGCTGGGCTTGGAGGCAGctgccctgccctcaagagttCATATCCATAGCCAGGTCCGTAACTAGTGGGAACAAAGACCCCCCCTGAAGCAGCAGCATGTACCTGAATTTTCACTATTGaagatataattatataatgtatataaaaggtGGAACTATTCAGATAAAGCAGCTCCATTGGGGTTTAACCATTGACCTGCATGGGGAGCCAGGTATAGTGAGAGCCTGGGGCCTACTTGAGGCTCCCCCATCAGCATCTTGTTCTCAAGGCTCACATTTACATGGAAGTTTAACAGTTCATAGGATGTTTTTCTCACAACGACCGTGTCAGGAAGGGATTAATGAATATACAATTTTACACTGTAAGGGCTAACCAAGTGCTTTCATTACACATACCCTGTAAACAGGGTCTTTATAGAATATAGACAAGAACACTAAGCCTTAGAGAAATTCAACTGACCTGTACAAGGTCATAAGTGCTGGAgcagagacttgaacccaggtcttctgaccccaagtctTTCCACCTAATCACactgcaccccccaccccaatactaTGAACAGAGTAGGAGATTTTAGTAGGTTATCTGCTGAATGAATTACTGTATCATCTGAGCACAGTCCCAGGGAGAGGTGAGGGTGATTGGAAGAGCAAAGTGTTCTCAGCTACAAGCAGAGAAAACTTCTTGCCTTGCCCAAGCCCCTGCCTCAGCGCCTGGCTTTCTGAGAGCTTGCCACAGACCCCTGGGACCGATTGACCTGGCAAGCCTGGCCACACACCTGGGCAACCAGGGCTTTGCGGCTGTCCCTCTTTACAGCCATGGCGAAGTCCAGCCACGTCCATGTGTTGTTGTGATACTCCAGACATGGCAGCACCAGGTTAAGGTCACCCCAATCCACACTGTTCTTCTCACCctgcatgggggaggggagacacagagacaggctTCATGCACCCACTGAGGAGCAGCCAGGCTGCTGGCACTGTGCAGAGACCGCCAATACATGCCTCCCCTGCCTGACACAACAGCAACGGGCCCTTCAACcacttgggggaggagagagagtgcCAGAGCTCACCAGAGGTTCTGGGCCACAGACTCTTGGCCACCTCCCCACCCTCACCAGGCCCCAGCATGCCCAGGGAGGGCCAGACCTTATAGCTGACACAAAGTGGGACTTGAGGGATCTTGATGTAGATGAAGGAGTTGTTCATGGCCGCCCGTTCTTTCATTTTGTCAATGTCATCCACAGGGTGCTGAGGAAGGCAGAAGAAATGAGATCCATCCAAGAGAAAGGCTCGTGGGTGAGCCGGGAGTCCCAAGAAGCAGGGAGAGATGACCCCGCCCCCATCCAGTCACGCCAAGGATACAGTGGGTACCTCTGGTGCTTTGCGGAATGACCTCCTGACCCCAGAGCCACGGTTCAGGCCCTGGGCCACACCCTTGCCAGGGCCCAGAGACACTGCATCCTCGGCGGTGATCAGCTGCCGTGGCTTTACCACTGGCATCCCTAGGAGAGAACGAGCAGGCTGGCCATCACCCCCTCTCCATGGCCTCAGCTCCTTTCTGGGGCTTCTGCCCCGCTCTGAGGGAGGCCCATCCCGAGGCCCTCACCTGTGGTCACGAGCTTGGACTTGTCCTCTTCATCGCCAACCTCCTCATCCTCCATGCTACGACCCGGAAAGAAAAAGCCCATCATTCTATGGAAGAACTGGTGTGTCAACTGGATGGTGAGGGGAACCACATTGACCTGCGAGACAGAGGCAGGCAGATGGTTGAAAGTGTGTcagctgcccccagagaactCACATCAGTGCAAAGACCAAGAACTCCAGAGGACTCTCAGTTAAAGACAAGTTTCCACACCCTCACAAAGGGGATGGATGGGAGGTGCGTGGCCAGTGTGGGAAGGTGTTTTGCTTGAcgatgaatatttgttacaagggttttgttttccttttttggggtaaTTCAGGGAAGGTTgaagagagaaggcagattttgttcattgaaaaaataaaaatcaagttagtttctcaaaagaattgcaaatgaTTAATAATCATATGATGGAATGCTCCAAAGCACCAATAAAAAATTTCAATCAAAGCaatgagaaaagatgaaaaatatggaaatagtcAATTTTGGAGATATTCTGTGAGGATATGCACGCTAATGCAGTGCTGCTGGAAGTGCAGATtggtctaatcattctggaaagcaatctggaacgaTGCaaggaaagtgactaaaatgttcctACCCTCTGACCCCGTATATTTTGCTGCCGGGTatcaatgacaaaacaaaaagataggtCCCAAACACACCGAAATATTTACAacagcaaaaaactggaaacaaaggagatGCTCACtgactggggaatggttaaacaagctgtggtacatgaatgtaatggagtggTACTTGGGCGAAAGACACgatgaatgtaatgaatacagagaaacacaggaagacCTAAATGAACCGATGCAGAGTGAAGTCTGCACAACCAGGAAAACAACCCACACCACGACCAGACCAAACAACAAAACCAGAACTGAATGCTGGGGAACTGCAATGGCCAAgcctggccccaaagaagagacatgAGAATACTCCTTTGAAGAAGAGAGGGATGACAGATGGGAGCTACTGGTTATGATGTCAGACTTTGAAGCAGTGGTTAATTTTGtggaaattttcttccttttttcatatgATAGGGGATAGCTCTCTGAGGGGGGAATACAGTGGGAAATAGAAatgaactaaaaacaaaaaatataaataaaaatttatcaaaaaagaaaaaagacacagGAAACAACAAAGTTGGTCACTCTTCCTTTGCCTGATTCTACTGTAGAAACAGCCCTGTCTTTTGCTTCCCCTTAGACTCCCAGGAGTAGGGTGACCTCACCTCAAAGTGCTCCTTGATGGAGATGCCCCCCACAGGAGGCCGGACTTTGCTGAACAGGCGCAGGGCCAGCTGCCGGCCAGACTGGCAGGAGCTCTGGGGCCGCAGCACCACCTTTGGGATGAAAGAGTGAAACTGAATATCCAGATCCACCTGGTGCCCAAAGAGTTGTAGGGAGAGCCAGGGGAGAGGCCCTGCTTTTCCAGCACTCTCTCCCACTGCTCTCTGCAGGGGGGATGGGCCTGGGCAGGGAAGAGGGTACGCAGGGCTGGgcagcaggaagggaccttgccTTATAGACCGCATTGGGCAGGAGGTTGTTCATCGTGAACCAGCCCAGCTCCAGGAGATGCTCAGCCGTGTCGTCAGACTTATTCACCTGTTAAGACAGACGTGACCCACTGCCATAAGCTCCTCCCGGGGCTTGCCAGGGGCCCTCCTGAGGCTCTGCGGGCCACGGCACTACCTTGCTATAGAGGAATCGCTGCAGCTCCAGCTCGGCGATGCCCAGCTGCCCGTCCTCCTCAGTGAGGCGCCATCGTGCTTGGGCAAAGTAGAACTC is part of the Dromiciops gliroides isolate mDroGli1 chromosome 4, mDroGli1.pri, whole genome shotgun sequence genome and encodes:
- the RSKR gene encoding ribosomal protein S6 kinase-related protein isoform X2, whose protein sequence is MELGVGLMSDAPQGGGPAYVTRTQGSGSWGASGGMGVAGSRRTLPHKGASIPPIQGPWVRGWKRFLSGVGTTISGLDQLWVQRRNQCPHLGSLDPALLPAEKPLTEWPVPKLISLFLPEFPIRPPQGQQQLKVLGFVAKGSFGTVLKVLDCGLGALLAVKVVPKVDVLQRDSLRQCKEEVSIQRQIRHPFVSGLGGSWQGQRHLFTMYNYYSTGDLHSLWATVGCFSEASIRLFAAELALGVGYLHDLGIVHRDLKMENILLDERGHLKLTDFGLSRHLPQGGRAYTICGTLQYMAPEVLSGGPYNHVVDWWSLGILLFALAAGKFPLQAEKDHVAMLASVTRCDYEVPASLSQGLSLLLRELLCHNPFHRLRYLYHFQAHPFFRGMAFDPELLQKQPVSFVLEARAALPAPAEAVPFQDFDCDMMSLSAHPCPA
- the RSKR gene encoding ribosomal protein S6 kinase-related protein isoform X1, which codes for MELGVGLMSDAPQGGGPAYVTRTQGSGSWGASGGMGVAGSRRTLPHKQGASIPPIQGPWVRGWKRFLSGVGTTISGLDQLWVQRRNQCPHLGSLDPALLPAEKPLTEWPVPKLISLFLPEFPIRPPQGQQQLKVLGFVAKGSFGTVLKVLDCGLGALLAVKVVPKVDVLQRDSLRQCKEEVSIQRQIRHPFVSGLGGSWQGQRHLFTMYNYYSTGDLHSLWATVGCFSEASIRLFAAELALGVGYLHDLGIVHRDLKMENILLDERGHLKLTDFGLSRHLPQGGRAYTICGTLQYMAPEVLSGGPYNHVVDWWSLGILLFALAAGKFPLQAEKDHVAMLASVTRCDYEVPASLSQGLSLLLRELLCHNPFHRLRYLYHFQAHPFFRGMAFDPELLQKQPVSFVLEARAALPAPAEAVPFQDFDCDMMSLSAHPCPA
- the RSKR gene encoding ribosomal protein S6 kinase-related protein isoform X3, translating into MELGVGLMSDAPQGGGPAYVTRTQGSGSWGASGGMGVAGSRRTLPHKVLGFVAKGSFGTVLKVLDCGLGALLAVKVVPKVDVLQRDSLRQCKEEVSIQRQIRHPFVSGLGGSWQGQRHLFTMYNYYSTGDLHSLWATVGCFSEASIRLFAAELALGVGYLHDLGIVHRDLKMENILLDERGHLKLTDFGLSRHLPQGGRAYTICGTLQYMAPEVLSGGPYNHVVDWWSLGILLFALAAGKFPLQAEKDHVAMLASVTRCDYEVPASLSQGLSLLLRELLCHNPFHRLRYLYHFQAHPFFRGMAFDPELLQKQPVSFVLEARAALPAPAEAVPFQDFDCDMMSLSAHPCPA